A genomic segment from Gorilla gorilla gorilla isolate KB3781 chromosome 3, NHGRI_mGorGor1-v2.1_pri, whole genome shotgun sequence encodes:
- the PACRGL gene encoding PACRG-like protein isoform X4 produces MWNPHIRRANCNLSLRSEREAMQKSEGSGGTQLKNRATGNYDQRTSSSTQIKHRNAVQGSKSSLSTSSPESARKLHPRPSDKLNPKTINPFGEQSRAPSAFAAIYSKGGIPCRLVHGSVKHRLQWECPPESLSFDPLLITLAEGLRETKHPYTFVSKEGFRELLLVKGAPEKAIPLLPRLIPVLKAALVHSDDEVFERGLNALVQLSVVVGPSLNDHLKHLLTSGSLSIIKSKIPTYCSICC; encoded by the exons ATGTGGAACCCGCATATACGGAGAGCCAACTGTAATTTGTCCTTAAG gAGTGAAAGGGAAGCAATGCAGAAATCAGAGGGCTCTGGAGGTACACAGTTGAAAAACAGAGCAACAG GTAACTATGATCAAAGGACATCATCAAGCACACAGATAAAACACAGGAATGCAGTTCAGGGAAGCAAATCCTCATTGTCAACCAGTTCTCCAGAGTCTGCAAGAAAACTTCATCCTAGACCAAGTGATAAACTGAACCCTAAAACAATTAATCCG tttggtGAACAGTCACGAGCGCCTTCTGCATTTGCAGCTATTTACTCTAAAGGAGGTATTCCTTGCAG attgGTACATGGTTCAGTAAAACACAGATTACAGTGGGAATGTCCTCCTGAAAGTCTTTCATTTGATCCACTTCTTATTACTTTAGCTGAG GGTCTGAGAGAGACTAAGCATCCATACACTTTTGTGTCAAAGGAGGGTTTTAGAGAATTACTTTTGGTCAAAGGTGCTCCTGAAAAAGCTATTCCTTTGCTACCTAGACTGATTCCTGTGCTAAAGGCAGCTCTG GTCCATTCGGATGATGAAGTGTTTGAAAGAGGATTGAATGCTCTAGTTCAGCTAAGTGTCGTTGTTGGTCCTTCTCTAAACGACCATCTGAAGCATCTGCTTACAAGC
- the PACRGL gene encoding PACRG-like protein isoform X6 — protein sequence MQHLPISLLQEQFFDVKEDRNLAIKFYPKLPLNWSEREAMQKSEGSGGTQLKNRATGNYDQRTSSSTQIKHRNAVQGSKSSLSTSSPESARKLHPRPSDKLNPKTINPGLRETKHPYTFVSKEGFRELLLVKGAPEKAIPLLPRLIPVLKAALVHSDDEVFERGLNALVQLSVVVGPSLNDHLKHLLTSGSLSIIKSKIPTYCSICC from the exons ATGCAACACCTCCCCATTAGTTTGTTACAGGAACAATTTTTTGACGTGAAGGAAGATAGAAATTTAGCCATAAAATTCTATCCAAAACTTCCACTGAATTG gAGTGAAAGGGAAGCAATGCAGAAATCAGAGGGCTCTGGAGGTACACAGTTGAAAAACAGAGCAACAG GTAACTATGATCAAAGGACATCATCAAGCACACAGATAAAACACAGGAATGCAGTTCAGGGAAGCAAATCCTCATTGTCAACCAGTTCTCCAGAGTCTGCAAGAAAACTTCATCCTAGACCAAGTGATAAACTGAACCCTAAAACAATTAATCCG GGTCTGAGAGAGACTAAGCATCCATACACTTTTGTGTCAAAGGAGGGTTTTAGAGAATTACTTTTGGTCAAAGGTGCTCCTGAAAAAGCTATTCCTTTGCTACCTAGACTGATTCCTGTGCTAAAGGCAGCTCTG GTCCATTCGGATGATGAAGTGTTTGAAAGAGGATTGAATGCTCTAGTTCAGCTAAGTGTCGTTGTTGGTCCTTCTCTAAACGACCATCTGAAGCATCTGCTTACAAGC
- the PACRGL gene encoding PACRG-like protein isoform X3 — protein MQKSEGSGGTQLKNRATGNYDQRTSSSTQIKHRNAVQGSKSSLSTSSPESARKLHPRPSDKLNPKTINPFGEQSRAPSAFAAIYSKGGIPCRLVHGSVKHRLQWECPPESLSFDPLLITLAEGLRETKHPYTFVSKEGFRELLLVKGAPEKAIPLLPRLIPVLKAALVHSDDEVFERGLNALVQLSVVVGPSLNDHLKHLLTSGSLSIIKSKIPTYCSICC, from the exons ATGCAGAAATCAGAGGGCTCTGGAGGTACACAGTTGAAAAACAGAGCAACAG GTAACTATGATCAAAGGACATCATCAAGCACACAGATAAAACACAGGAATGCAGTTCAGGGAAGCAAATCCTCATTGTCAACCAGTTCTCCAGAGTCTGCAAGAAAACTTCATCCTAGACCAAGTGATAAACTGAACCCTAAAACAATTAATCCG tttggtGAACAGTCACGAGCGCCTTCTGCATTTGCAGCTATTTACTCTAAAGGAGGTATTCCTTGCAG attgGTACATGGTTCAGTAAAACACAGATTACAGTGGGAATGTCCTCCTGAAAGTCTTTCATTTGATCCACTTCTTATTACTTTAGCTGAG GGTCTGAGAGAGACTAAGCATCCATACACTTTTGTGTCAAAGGAGGGTTTTAGAGAATTACTTTTGGTCAAAGGTGCTCCTGAAAAAGCTATTCCTTTGCTACCTAGACTGATTCCTGTGCTAAAGGCAGCTCTG GTCCATTCGGATGATGAAGTGTTTGAAAGAGGATTGAATGCTCTAGTTCAGCTAAGTGTCGTTGTTGGTCCTTCTCTAAACGACCATCTGAAGCATCTGCTTACAAGC